From Psychroflexus torquis ATCC 700755, the proteins below share one genomic window:
- a CDS encoding CHAT domain-containing protein, translating to MSRNGFNYLEGTKKEITDIKALLGKSKELSGYNATETAFKKLSGNSPSILHIATHGFFFPKLKEKPKKSELLGQKNSYRYQENPLLRSGLLFANANYSWQNGNNPYEEDDGILTALEISNLDLKNTDIVILSACETGLGDIAGSEGVYGLQRAFKMAGVKTIIMSLWEVPDAETAEFMNLFYSKWKKYNNPKKAFKESQQVMMNTYRDEPQKWASFVYFE from the coding sequence ATTTCTAGAAATGGTTTTAATTATTTAGAGGGAACAAAAAAAGAAATAACAGACATAAAAGCCTTGCTAGGTAAAAGCAAAGAACTTTCTGGTTACAATGCAACAGAAACAGCTTTTAAAAAATTAAGTGGCAATAGTCCATCTATATTGCATATTGCTACGCATGGTTTTTTCTTTCCAAAATTGAAAGAAAAACCAAAAAAGTCAGAATTATTAGGTCAGAAAAATTCTTACAGATATCAAGAAAATCCTTTACTTAGATCTGGTTTGTTGTTTGCAAATGCAAATTATTCTTGGCAAAACGGTAACAACCCCTATGAAGAAGATGATGGTATTTTAACAGCCTTAGAAATTTCTAATTTAGATTTAAAAAACACAGATATTGTTATTCTAAGTGCTTGTGAAACTGGTTTAGGAGATATTGCTGGTTCTGAAGGTGTTTATGGCTTGCAACGCGCTTTTAAAATGGCAGGCGTAAAAACCATTATAATGAGCTTATGGGAAGTACCAGATGCAGAAACGGCTGAGTTTATGAATTTATTCTATAGTAAATGGAAAAAATATAATAACCCCAAAAAAGCGTTTAAAGAATCTCAACAGGTGATGATGAATACATATAGAGATGAGCCACAAAAATGGGCATCTTTTGTGTATTTTGAGTAA
- a CDS encoding CHAT domain-containing protein encodes MKKKINLSFLIIFLFFQSNTFAQTDKGNNDWNESLNTGIQALNTKSFNSAESELKKAYRIAISVFDENSENLTTTAYYYAITLMQLDKNIEAQEPMEMALTGFKFLHGETSEQYATGLSILANIYLRNKVYKLAEEKYLESNEVLKNMYGENHYMYGIALTNFAAYYRKIENYKKALETLNEGFAILKDNPEFDQQYYNNLRYNNLSEIYQGLGKLEEALAIEEESLNYIKINYGKFTTNYANILTSIGGINIDLGYFNKAEKHLEEAAFIFEQLENLENEEALGNTYLFMVACYVETSDYKKALYYASEGIRLTKLESNTPPLNALNYYGILGRLSWELGDFTQTKEYFQKIIDGTIKSIGINAPQLPVLKSNLGMCYRELEETDKAIQLTQEAFNMAKEMEYSIKDKEYRTCLNNLSILLLDQKKYEEVIKNLKTILDEEDKSYPNYWLKAVDLAGVYMMNNQCNEALKLLEKAIGKVKQFYGKEDPNYIATLNSLIIAQRCEKKYQNLINNIEEANQLTKNQLLKRFSFSPENLQRFFLADLEYSFNLYETIGLDFKNDKLAIINLENQFLLKGLLLNQSKNITEKLADLNDEVINLQIDEYINNKQLLNRLEVEKNLNNEEVLNDLKAKISRSEVELVQLYNKKFKKTIDFNKSWKKVQKKLKDNEVAIEFSRFNNISYQSLDSTFYMAYIIKKGVDKPEVIKLFEEDQLLKIVTYAGGLNQLNLSRGSKASNVGDKIKTNSLYNLIWKPLEQYLTNIETVYYAPSGLLHNISFAALNTDNRFLINKYNLYQLSSTFELAQGFEQPTPDNILLIGGIEYDYLKKETQKKIVKNESKPLDLLAINSERGKGNKWSYLPGTLNEINNLKKLLIDKNKNSEILKGDAATESRFKSLSNNSPNIIHIATHGFFFENKSKSKDFLSFSDENRKFKANENPLKRTGLLLSGANYAWINGDNPFEIDNGVLTAEEISTLDLSNTKMVVLSACETGLGDIDASEGVYGLQRAFKMAGVDIIIMSLWEVPDEETAEFMNLFYSNWLGGIDVRIAFNQTQRSMSNKYKDHPEKWAAFVLFE; translated from the coding sequence ATGAAAAAAAAAATAAACCTTAGTTTTTTGATCATTTTTTTATTTTTCCAATCTAATACTTTTGCACAAACCGATAAAGGCAATAATGATTGGAATGAAAGTCTTAATACAGGTATTCAAGCCCTAAACACGAAGTCATTTAATTCTGCAGAATCGGAATTAAAAAAAGCTTATAGAATAGCTATTTCTGTCTTTGATGAGAACTCAGAGAATTTAACAACTACAGCCTATTATTATGCAATAACTCTTATGCAGTTGGATAAAAATATAGAGGCTCAAGAACCTATGGAAATGGCTTTAACTGGTTTTAAATTTTTACACGGAGAAACTAGTGAGCAATATGCCACAGGATTGTCAATTTTAGCCAATATTTATTTAAGGAATAAAGTTTATAAATTGGCAGAGGAAAAATACTTAGAGTCCAATGAGGTTTTAAAAAACATGTATGGAGAAAATCACTATATGTATGGTATTGCCTTAACAAACTTCGCTGCTTATTACAGAAAAATAGAAAACTATAAAAAAGCACTCGAAACCCTTAATGAGGGCTTCGCTATTTTAAAAGATAATCCAGAATTTGATCAGCAATATTACAACAACTTAAGATATAATAACCTTTCGGAAATATATCAGGGTCTTGGAAAATTAGAGGAAGCGCTTGCAATTGAAGAAGAATCTTTAAACTATATTAAAATCAATTATGGAAAATTCACGACCAACTATGCCAATATACTAACAAGCATTGGAGGTATAAATATTGATTTAGGATATTTCAATAAAGCAGAAAAACACCTAGAAGAAGCTGCGTTTATCTTTGAACAATTAGAAAACTTAGAGAATGAAGAGGCATTAGGAAACACCTATTTGTTTATGGTGGCTTGTTATGTAGAGACATCAGATTATAAAAAAGCGTTGTATTATGCAAGTGAAGGTATTAGATTAACTAAATTAGAATCTAATACTCCGCCATTAAACGCTCTTAATTACTATGGAATTTTAGGACGATTAAGTTGGGAATTAGGAGATTTTACACAGACTAAAGAATATTTTCAAAAAATTATTGATGGTACAATTAAGTCTATAGGCATAAACGCACCTCAACTGCCCGTTTTAAAGTCAAATTTAGGCATGTGCTATAGAGAACTCGAAGAAACAGACAAAGCAATACAACTCACTCAAGAGGCTTTTAATATGGCTAAAGAAATGGAGTATTCCATTAAAGACAAAGAATACAGGACATGTCTAAATAATTTAAGTATACTATTATTAGATCAAAAAAAATATGAAGAGGTTATTAAAAATTTAAAAACCATTTTAGATGAAGAAGATAAATCATATCCTAATTATTGGCTAAAAGCGGTCGATCTAGCTGGTGTTTATATGATGAATAACCAATGCAATGAAGCTTTAAAATTACTTGAAAAAGCAATTGGAAAAGTAAAACAGTTTTATGGAAAAGAAGATCCAAACTACATAGCGACATTAAACAGTTTAATTATTGCACAACGTTGTGAAAAAAAGTATCAAAATCTGATAAATAATATTGAAGAAGCTAATCAATTAACTAAAAATCAATTATTAAAAAGATTTAGTTTTAGCCCCGAAAATCTACAACGTTTTTTTCTTGCAGATCTTGAGTATTCATTTAATTTATATGAGACCATAGGTTTAGATTTTAAGAATGATAAACTAGCTATCATTAATTTAGAAAATCAATTTTTGTTAAAAGGCCTCCTTTTAAATCAGTCTAAAAATATTACTGAAAAACTTGCAGATTTAAATGATGAGGTAATCAACTTACAGATAGATGAATACATAAATAACAAGCAACTTCTAAACAGGTTAGAAGTTGAAAAAAATCTTAATAATGAAGAGGTTTTAAATGACTTAAAAGCTAAAATTAGCAGATCTGAAGTAGAGCTAGTTCAACTTTATAATAAAAAGTTTAAAAAAACTATAGATTTTAATAAAAGTTGGAAAAAAGTACAGAAAAAACTAAAAGATAATGAAGTTGCTATCGAATTTTCAAGATTCAATAATATTTCATACCAGTCTTTAGACAGTACTTTTTACATGGCATATATCATTAAAAAAGGAGTAGATAAACCGGAGGTTATAAAACTTTTTGAAGAAGATCAATTATTAAAAATAGTAACATACGCAGGAGGTCTAAACCAGCTAAATCTATCACGGGGTTCAAAAGCATCAAATGTGGGTGATAAAATTAAAACCAATTCTCTTTATAATTTAATATGGAAACCACTAGAACAGTACTTGACTAATATTGAAACCGTTTATTACGCTCCTTCTGGTTTACTTCACAATATATCTTTTGCTGCCTTGAATACAGATAATCGCTTTTTAATTAACAAATACAATCTCTATCAGTTAAGCAGTACTTTTGAGCTTGCACAAGGCTTTGAACAACCCACTCCAGATAATATTCTTCTTATAGGAGGTATTGAATATGACTATTTAAAAAAGGAAACTCAAAAAAAAATAGTTAAAAACGAAAGTAAGCCTTTAGATTTATTAGCTATAAATTCGGAACGTGGAAAAGGTAATAAATGGAGTTATTTACCTGGGACTTTAAACGAGATTAATAATTTAAAAAAATTACTAATTGATAAAAATAAAAACTCTGAAATTTTAAAAGGTGATGCGGCAACTGAATCAAGATTCAAAAGCTTAAGTAATAATAGTCCAAATATTATACATATCGCTACTCATGGTTTTTTCTTTGAAAACAAATCAAAATCAAAAGACTTTTTATCATTTTCAGATGAAAACAGAAAATTTAAAGCCAATGAAAATCCATTAAAAAGAACAGGGCTTTTGCTGAGTGGAGCAAACTACGCTTGGATTAATGGAGATAACCCTTTTGAAATTGACAATGGTGTTTTAACAGCCGAGGAAATATCAACGTTAGATTTGTCCAATACAAAAATGGTGGTGCTTAGTGCTTGTGAAACAGGACTTGGTGATATTGATGCTAGTGAAGGAGTTTACGGTTTACAACGTGCCTTTAAAATGGCTGGAGTAGATATCATTATAATGAGTCTTTGGGAAGTTCCTGATGAAGAAACCGCAGAATTTATGAACCTTTTTTATAGCAATTGGCTTGGAGGAATAGACGTAAGAATTGCCTTTAACCAGACCCAACGCAGCATGTCTAATAAGTATAAAGATCATCCAGAGAAATGGGCTGCCTTTGTGTTATTTGAGTAA
- a CDS encoding caspase family protein, giving the protein MKLFCLIIFLISTQSYSQEQKNIALYDVNKVYIQLNELNNRELVSSSNKLLLFKGEHNFSIWSARDQRKMYKFFLEGEEIKAILNPNSKNIIFFLKKNGKELTFVGILDVKSGIYKEKEIQNKEFTPLNFKTTFKFNSENGNVYIFSNNKLWNFNLQKIHLLKTLSLNKNLEDSYKDILSISKNSICFKIESDKKYSYFNTQLQPSKWKLDSVMLFHKTTKKLSKISLKENAIGAYSHSGNKIIIDYKNKISSLDILNLEQKSYPKKEDFRVYKSFTENEKTLLMIGHKDLEKIKEANYNSLYKAFKKSKEENFDMYLYSRKLSSFNLLQIDKINSNFEYEKGNLKLPFRFDWNPGENYFITNHGIVYNRINGVFSYYPEVDKSQRWSLDYTREYLKTHEGLTLSNKGDFTFYGYDGLEIMNVTNEREVEEKANFKLTEFYFLQNQNVLAAYIRKEKKKNLIQLELKNEKGDIIWKSEFIDSKIKEEINVGIYLNHNQTHAFLDISPLYYDENNKSYSYLIDLETKKISKFKYNLGAYFTESFSYINGINGDYFIISDIYSKKEQKVKNTAFLATLKNDNIIYKENNKEGAVLKGKVTGNGIVSNFKYNLPKEAKFQFNSSPFSFIKSKNLLAGVHNQELLFWKLDDENSVKKIKLNYDSATYLTSSEKQLFVYYKNGFIDVVDLESLEIIASFTIHKKNENVYKAFFNDDLKFFIPKEIIREYHFVKDFETFPLVSYELFLNRPDIILSKLGYTKPKLIDVYKKAFLKRLAYSGYSEKTDYLAIVKPQISLLNRDAITSISKTNGVSLNLETEVKLDSLLVYINGVPVLKKKPIQNIFKESITLSNGINKITVLGINKEGVKSEPLNLEVTYENNEKPTVYYFGIGVSKYLDATMNLKFADKDVRSLSKLFKSKFEGRIHIDTLNNLNATKENILAFKEQLKNTNINDIVIISFSGHGLVDDANDFYFATHDIDFDKPNIKGVSYADIQQLVEGIPARKKLLLIDACHSGELDAEEINKTEIKVENVTSYIPKGAKGSIIKSNKSGFKTSFEIMKSSFNNSDRGNGSFVISAAGGKEYAFESEKWGNGVFTYSFIKAMEELTLDKFNNKQSIKISMLKDYIYQSVKKLTNNQQKPTSRSENLELDWVLFD; this is encoded by the coding sequence ATGAAGCTATTTTGTTTAATTATATTTTTAATATCGACACAATCCTACAGTCAAGAGCAGAAAAATATTGCTTTATATGATGTAAATAAGGTTTATATTCAGCTGAATGAATTAAATAATAGAGAACTTGTATCTAGTTCTAATAAGCTACTGTTATTTAAAGGAGAGCATAATTTTTCTATATGGTCAGCAAGAGATCAAAGAAAAATGTACAAGTTTTTTCTTGAAGGTGAAGAAATAAAAGCAATACTAAATCCAAATTCTAAAAATATTATTTTTTTCTTGAAAAAAAATGGAAAAGAACTAACTTTTGTTGGAATTTTAGACGTAAAATCTGGTATTTATAAAGAAAAAGAAATACAAAATAAAGAATTTACCCCACTTAATTTTAAAACAACTTTTAAGTTTAATTCCGAAAACGGAAACGTGTATATATTTTCTAATAATAAATTATGGAATTTTAATTTACAGAAAATCCATTTGTTAAAAACGTTGTCGCTAAATAAAAATTTGGAAGATAGTTATAAAGACATCTTATCGATTTCAAAAAATAGTATCTGTTTTAAAATTGAATCTGATAAAAAATACAGTTATTTTAATACACAACTTCAGCCTTCAAAATGGAAGTTAGATAGTGTAATGCTGTTTCATAAAACAACAAAAAAATTATCAAAAATATCATTAAAAGAGAATGCTATAGGAGCTTATTCGCATAGCGGAAATAAAATTATTATTGATTATAAAAACAAAATATCATCACTTGATATTCTTAATTTAGAACAGAAAAGCTATCCTAAAAAAGAAGATTTTAGAGTATATAAATCATTTACAGAAAATGAAAAAACACTGCTTATGATTGGTCACAAAGATTTAGAAAAAATAAAAGAAGCTAATTATAATAGTTTGTACAAAGCATTTAAAAAAAGCAAGGAAGAAAATTTTGATATGTATTTATACAGCAGAAAACTAAGTTCATTTAATTTACTACAAATTGATAAAATTAATAGCAATTTTGAATATGAAAAAGGTAATTTAAAACTTCCTTTTCGGTTTGACTGGAACCCTGGAGAAAATTATTTTATTACGAATCATGGCATTGTTTATAATAGGATAAATGGTGTGTTTTCTTATTATCCAGAAGTTGATAAATCTCAAAGATGGAGTTTAGATTACACCAGAGAATATTTGAAAACACATGAAGGATTAACGCTAAGTAATAAAGGAGATTTTACCTTTTATGGGTATGATGGTTTAGAGATTATGAATGTTACAAATGAAAGGGAAGTAGAAGAAAAAGCTAACTTTAAATTAACAGAATTTTATTTTTTGCAAAATCAAAATGTTTTGGCAGCTTATATTAGGAAAGAAAAGAAGAAGAACTTAATTCAATTAGAATTAAAAAATGAAAAAGGTGATATTATTTGGAAAAGTGAATTTATAGACTCAAAAATAAAAGAAGAAATAAATGTTGGTATTTATTTAAACCATAATCAAACGCATGCATTCTTAGATATTTCACCATTATATTATGATGAGAATAATAAATCGTATTCCTATTTAATAGATTTAGAGACAAAGAAGATATCAAAATTTAAATATAATTTGGGAGCGTATTTTACAGAAAGCTTTTCTTATATAAATGGTATCAATGGAGACTATTTTATAATTAGTGATATTTATAGTAAAAAAGAACAAAAAGTTAAAAATACAGCATTTTTAGCAACGTTAAAAAATGACAATATAATCTACAAAGAGAACAATAAAGAAGGCGCTGTTTTAAAAGGAAAAGTAACAGGTAACGGAATTGTTTCAAATTTTAAATACAACTTGCCAAAAGAAGCAAAATTTCAATTTAATTCTTCACCATTTTCTTTTATAAAAAGCAAGAATCTACTAGCTGGTGTTCACAATCAAGAATTACTTTTTTGGAAATTAGATGATGAAAATTCAGTAAAAAAAATTAAATTAAATTATGATTCTGCAACATATCTTACAAGTTCAGAAAAACAGCTTTTTGTATATTATAAAAACGGATTTATAGATGTAGTTGATTTAGAATCTTTAGAAATAATAGCTAGTTTTACCATTCATAAAAAGAATGAAAACGTTTATAAAGCTTTTTTTAATGATGATTTAAAGTTTTTTATTCCTAAAGAAATCATCAGAGAATACCATTTTGTAAAAGACTTTGAAACATTCCCATTAGTCAGTTATGAATTATTTTTAAATAGGCCAGATATAATTCTATCTAAATTAGGGTACACAAAACCAAAATTAATTGACGTTTATAAAAAGGCTTTTTTAAAAAGGTTAGCGTATTCTGGTTATTCAGAAAAAACAGATTATTTAGCTATTGTAAAGCCTCAAATTTCACTTTTAAATAGAGATGCTATCACATCTATATCTAAAACAAATGGCGTAAGCCTAAACCTAGAAACAGAAGTAAAGTTAGATTCTTTACTTGTTTATATTAACGGAGTTCCCGTTTTAAAAAAGAAGCCGATTCAAAATATTTTTAAAGAGTCTATAACTTTAAGTAATGGAATAAATAAAATCACTGTTTTGGGAATTAATAAAGAAGGAGTAAAAAGTGAGCCTTTAAACTTAGAAGTTACCTATGAAAATAATGAGAAACCAACAGTTTATTATTTTGGAATTGGCGTTTCTAAATATTTAGACGCTACTATGAATTTAAAATTTGCAGATAAAGATGTAAGAAGCTTATCTAAATTGTTTAAATCCAAATTTGAAGGAAGAATTCACATAGACACTTTAAATAATTTAAACGCTACAAAAGAAAATATTTTAGCATTTAAGGAACAATTAAAAAACACAAATATTAATGATATTGTTATCATTTCTTTTTCTGGTCATGGCTTGGTAGATGATGCAAATGATTTCTATTTTGCAACCCATGATATTGATTTTGATAAACCAAATATTAAAGGAGTATCCTATGCTGATATTCAACAATTAGTAGAAGGGATTCCTGCTAGAAAAAAGTTACTTTTAATTGATGCTTGCCATAGTGGAGAGCTTGATGCTGAGGAAATAAATAAAACTGAAATAAAGGTAGAAAATGTAACTTCATACATTCCTAAAGGCGCAAAAGGATCTATAATTAAATCAAATAAAAGTGGTTTTAAAACAAGTTTTGAAATTATGAAATCGTCATTTAATAATTCAGATAGAGGTAATGGATCTTTTGTAATCTCTGCTGCTGGAGGTAAAGAATATGCTTTTGAAAGCGAAAAATGGGGTAATGGGGTTTTTACTTATAGTTTTATAAAAGCGATGGAGGAATTAACATTAGATAAATTTAACAATAAGCAATCTATAAAGATTTCAATGCTTAAAGATTATATTTATCAAAGTGTAAAGAAATTAACAAACAATCAACAAAAACCAACTTCTAGATCAGAAAACTTAGAGTTAGATTGGGTTTTGTTTGATTAG
- a CDS encoding tetratricopeptide repeat protein, which produces MRKILIIFILSISFLGFSQEEEILDLYNQAEQYKEQQDYQQAVNTYKLVLNKAKSTYGKSHEYYGIFLNNLALLYKSMGDYQKALPLYLEALENKEKALGKEHSEYGTTLNNLAGLYKSMGDYQKALPLYLEALENTEKALGKEHSSYGIRLNNLAYLYKSMGDYQKALPLFLETLENAEKALGKEHSDYGIRLNNLAGLYKSMGDYQKALPLYLEALENTEKALGKEHSSYGKYLNNLAGLYYSMGDYQKALPLFLEALENTEKALGKEHSEYGIRLNNLAGLYESMGDYQKALHLFLEALENTENAMGKEHSSYGISLNNLALLYKSMGEYQKALHLYLEALENTEKALGKEHSSYGKYLNNLALLYQSMGEYQKALPLFLEALENTENALGKEHSSYGISLNNLALLYKSMGDYQNALPLFLEALENTEKALGKEHSSYGKYLNNLALLYQSMGEYQKALPLFLEALVNTEKALGKEHSEYGIFLNNLAGLYESMGDYQKALPLLIESNDNILNQIKQNFSFQNEKGKEAFINNIVSAGLNKFSQFNYTTDNSYLESISVGTNNILTSKGLLLNASKDILSLLESLDDEEHNDKILQFRAQRKYINTQQQLTIDKRVKDFTEQKETLEELERELVKLYNINFGEDLNYVKDWKKTQLKDNEIAIEYTHFRYFNKKWTESTMYVTYLYKKNWETPKVINLFEEKQLKKYLSSSNNPNILYKTRGSKAKSTTAQLAVADSIYNLVWQPLEKYVETSEKIYFSPDGLLHKIAFAALPNPDNKLIGEVYDINQMGSTADVGMNIKYPNLEDVLLIGGVKYDYQIDSTKQKKKLLTAF; this is translated from the coding sequence ATGAGAAAGATTTTGATCATATTCATTTTAAGTATTTCATTTTTGGGGTTTTCTCAAGAAGAAGAGATTCTTGATTTATACAACCAAGCAGAACAATACAAAGAACAACAAGACTATCAACAAGCAGTAAACACTTATAAACTAGTATTAAATAAAGCTAAAAGCACCTATGGTAAGTCCCATGAATACTATGGTATATTTTTAAATAATTTGGCTTTGTTGTACAAAAGTATGGGGGACTATCAAAAAGCATTGCCTTTGTATCTAGAAGCCCTTGAAAATAAAGAAAAGGCACTTGGAAAAGAGCATTCGGAATATGGAACAACTTTAAATAATTTGGCTGGTTTGTACAAAAGTATGGGGGACTATCAAAAAGCCTTGCCTTTGTATCTAGAAGCTCTTGAAAATACTGAAAAGGCACTGGGGAAAGAACATTCATCTTATGGAATTCGTTTAAATAATTTGGCTTATTTATACAAAAGTATGGGAGACTATCAAAAAGCCTTGCCTTTGTTTCTAGAAACCCTTGAAAATGCTGAAAAGGCACTGGGGAAAGAGCATTCAGATTATGGAATTCGTTTAAATAATTTGGCTGGTTTGTACAAAAGTATGGGGGACTATCAAAAAGCCTTGCCGTTGTATCTAGAAGCTCTTGAAAATACTGAAAAGGCACTGGGGAAAGAACATTCATCTTATGGAAAATATTTAAATAATTTGGCTGGTTTGTACTATAGTATGGGGGACTATCAAAAAGCATTGCCTTTGTTTCTCGAAGCCCTTGAAAATACTGAAAAGGCACTGGGAAAAGAGCATTCAGAATATGGAATTCGTTTAAATAATTTGGCTGGTTTGTACGAAAGTATGGGAGACTATCAAAAAGCATTGCATTTGTTTCTCGAAGCACTTGAAAATACTGAAAATGCAATGGGAAAAGAGCATTCATCTTATGGAATTAGTTTAAATAATTTGGCTTTGTTGTACAAAAGTATGGGGGAATATCAAAAAGCATTGCATTTGTATCTAGAAGCTCTTGAAAATACTGAAAAGGCACTGGGGAAAGAACATTCATCTTATGGAAAATATTTAAATAATTTGGCTTTGTTGTACCAAAGTATGGGGGAATATCAAAAAGCCTTGCCTTTGTTTCTCGAAGCACTTGAAAATACCGAAAATGCACTGGGAAAAGAGCATTCATCTTATGGAATTAGTTTAAATAATTTGGCTTTGTTGTACAAAAGTATGGGGGACTATCAAAACGCCTTGCCTTTGTTTCTCGAAGCACTTGAAAATACTGAAAAGGCACTGGGGAAAGAACATTCATCTTATGGAAAATATTTAAATAATTTGGCTTTGTTGTACCAAAGTATGGGGGAATATCAAAAAGCCTTGCCTTTGTTTCTCGAAGCACTTGTAAATACCGAAAAGGCACTGGGGAAAGAGCATTCGGAATATGGTATATTTTTAAACAATTTGGCTGGTTTGTACGAAAGTATGGGGGACTATCAAAAAGCATTGCCTCTTTTAATAGAATCTAATGACAACATTCTAAACCAAATAAAACAAAATTTCTCTTTTCAAAATGAAAAAGGAAAAGAAGCATTTATTAATAATATTGTGAGTGCTGGTTTAAATAAATTCTCACAATTTAATTATACAACTGATAATTCTTATTTAGAAAGTATTTCTGTAGGAACTAATAATATATTAACGAGCAAAGGTTTATTACTTAATGCTTCAAAAGATATTTTAAGTCTATTGGAGAGTCTTGATGATGAAGAGCACAATGATAAAATCCTACAATTTAGAGCTCAAAGAAAGTATATCAATACACAACAGCAGTTAACAATAGATAAACGTGTAAAGGATTTTACAGAACAAAAAGAAACCCTAGAAGAATTAGAAAGAGAACTGGTTAAACTGTACAATATAAATTTTGGTGAAGACCTTAACTATGTTAAAGACTGGAAAAAAACACAACTTAAAGACAACGAGATAGCTATAGAATATACACACTTTAGATATTTCAACAAAAAATGGACAGAAAGTACCATGTATGTTACTTACCTCTATAAAAAAAACTGGGAAACTCCTAAAGTCATCAATCTTTTTGAAGAAAAACAACTCAAAAAATATTTATCCTCATCAAACAACCCCAACATACTATATAAAACCAGAGGCTCCAAAGCTAAATCTACAACGGCACAATTGGCAGTTGCAGATAGTATCTATAATTTGGTTTGGCAACCTTTAGAAAAATATGTAGAGACCAGTGAAAAAATATATTTTTCCCCAGATGGTTTGTTACATAAAATAGCGTTTGCAGCATTACCCAATCCAGATAATAAACTCATTGGAGAAGTCTATGATATAAATCAAATGGGCAGTACAGCAGATGTTGGCATGAATATTAAATACCCAAACTTAGAGGATGTTCTGTTAATTGGTGGTGTGAAATATGATTACCAAATAGATTCTACAAAACAAAAAAAAAAATTACTTACAGCCTTTTAG
- a CDS encoding CHASE2 domain-containing protein gives MPKKGIGKIWLDALYCTIFSIIVSGILYFILINATVLNPFTKAFKDFSFTDVYYSKLFHEPKGVNDIIIINIKQSDRLTIALAIDKVSKQKPKAIGLDILFKEKKNSYIDSILKRTLQKNRNIITPYFFDKDTIIKNHDYFNNGDEKLGYININLKKQDGVIRDFVGVRKMPNVAYSFSTQIALTSGYIKNENTLKRLEDELPINYIGNENSFLTYDIEEILENKPIPAIKDAIVLFGYLGTPTANIYDVEDKHFTPLNTKIAGRSLPDMYGIVIHANIVKMLTEDNFVKKIPSFITYSIAIACCFLGIFLGLKIFKRSPLLFDLLIKIIQLVVSIVLLYITLLLLKFNIYIYITPILVLTLFGLEMIIFYIHMLTYIKKRFKWESHLLN, from the coding sequence ATGCCAAAAAAAGGAATTGGAAAAATTTGGTTAGACGCTTTGTATTGTACAATTTTTTCAATTATAGTCTCTGGAATTCTGTACTTTATTTTAATAAACGCAACTGTATTAAACCCTTTTACTAAGGCATTTAAAGATTTTAGTTTTACGGATGTATACTACTCAAAGTTGTTTCATGAACCAAAAGGGGTAAACGATATTATTATAATTAATATAAAACAAAGTGACCGACTTACAATTGCTCTGGCTATCGATAAAGTCTCTAAACAAAAGCCTAAAGCCATTGGCTTAGATATTTTGTTTAAAGAGAAAAAAAATTCCTATATCGATTCCATTTTAAAAAGAACATTACAGAAGAATAGAAACATTATAACACCTTATTTTTTTGACAAGGATACGATTATTAAGAATCATGACTATTTCAATAATGGAGATGAAAAATTAGGGTATATAAACATTAATTTAAAGAAGCAAGATGGAGTTATAAGAGATTTTGTAGGTGTTAGAAAAATGCCAAATGTTGCCTATTCATTTTCTACTCAAATTGCTTTGACTTCTGGTTACATTAAAAACGAGAATACATTGAAGAGATTAGAGGACGAATTACCTATAAATTATATAGGTAATGAAAATTCTTTTTTAACGTATGATATTGAAGAAATATTAGAAAACAAACCTATTCCTGCGATTAAAGATGCCATTGTACTCTTTGGTTATTTAGGAACTCCTACAGCAAATATTTATGATGTTGAAGATAAACATTTTACACCATTAAATACAAAAATTGCAGGAAGGTCATTACCAGATATGTATGGGATAGTAATACATGCCAACATTGTTAAAATGCTTACCGAAGATAATTTTGTTAAAAAAATTCCCAGTTTCATTACCTATAGCATAGCAATTGCTTGTTGTTTTCTTGGAATCTTTCTTGGTTTAAAAATTTTTAAAAGAAGCCCCTTATTGTTTGATTTACTGATAAAAATAATACAATTGGTAGTTTCTATTGTTTTGTTATACATCACTCTTTTACTATTGAAATTTAATATTTACATCTATATTACACCTATTTTGGTTCTTACTTTATTCGGTTTAGAAATGATTATTTTCTATATACATATGTTAACCTACATTAAAAAACGATTTAAATGGGAAAGTCATTTATTAAATTAA